A section of the Halichoerus grypus chromosome 11, mHalGry1.hap1.1, whole genome shotgun sequence genome encodes:
- the PPP1R14B gene encoding LOW QUALITY PROTEIN: protein phosphatase 1 regulatory subunit 14B (The sequence of the model RefSeq protein was modified relative to this genomic sequence to represent the inferred CDS: inserted 1 base in 1 codon; deleted 1 base in 1 codon), which produces MLQLPPGAPAAAXRRGAARSRARELTRASGPEPAGGRPGGGGAGRGPTAHVAPAAAMADSGPAGGAALAAPAPGPGSGGPGPRVYFQSPPGAAGEGPGGADDEGPVRRQGKVTVKYDRKELRKRLNLEEWILEQLTRLYDCQEEEIPELEIDVDELLDMESDDTRAARVKELLVDCYKPTEAFISGLLDKIRGMQKLSTPQKK; this is translated from the exons ATGCTGCAGCTGCCCCCgggcgcccccgccgccg ctcgCCGCGGAGCCGCGCGGAGCCGAGCCCGCGAGCTAACCCGAGCCAGCGGCCCGGAGCCAGCCGGCGGGCGTCCCGGAGGTGGCGGCGCAGGGAGGGGCCCGACG GCGCACGTGGCCCCGGCGGCCGCCATGGCGGACAGCGGCCCCGCGGGGGGCGCGGCGTTGGCGGCCCCGGCCCCCGGGCCGGGCAGTGGTGGCCCAGGGCCCCGCGTCTACTTTCAGAGCCCCCCTGGGGCTGCAGGCGAGGGCCCGGGCGGCGCGGACGACGAGGGCCCAGTGAGGCGCCAAGGGAAGGTCACGGTCAAGTACGACCGCAAGGAGCTACGGAAGCGCCTCAACCTAGAGGAGTGGATCCTGGAGCAGCTCACTCGCCTCTACGACTGCCAG gaagagGAGATCCCGGAGTTGGAGATTGATGTGGACGAACTCCTGGACATGGAGAGTGATGATACCCGGGCTGCCAGGGTCAAG GAGCTGCTGGTTGACTGTTACAAACCCACTGAG GCCTTCATCTCTGGCCTGCTGGACAAGATCCGGGGCATGCAGAAGCTGAGCACACCCCAGAAGAAGTAA
- the FKBP2 gene encoding peptidyl-prolyl cis-trans isomerase FKBP2, whose amino-acid sequence MRLSWVLTVLSICLSALATAAGAEGKRKLQIGVKKRVDHCPIKSRKGDVLHMHYTGKLEDGTEFDSSLPQNQPFVFSLGTGQVIKGWDQGLLGMCEGEKRKLVIPSELGYGERGAPPKIPGGATLVFEVELLKIERRSEL is encoded by the exons ATGAGGCTGAGCTGGGTCCTGACAGTACTGTCCATCTGCCTGAGCGCCCTGGCCACTGCTGCGGGGGCCGAGGGCAAACGGAAGCTGCAGATCGGGGTCAAGAAGCGGGTAGACCACTGTCCCATCAAATCGCGCAAGGGGGACGTCCTGCACATGCACTACACG GGGAAGCTGGAAGATGGGACGGAATTTGACAGCAGCCTGCCCCAGAACCAGCCCTTTGTCTTCTCCCTGGGCACAGGCCAGGTCATCAAGGGCTGGGACCAGGGGCTGCTGGG GATGTGTGAAGGAGAAAAACGGAAGCTGGTGATCCCATCAGAGTTGG GGTACGGAGAGCGGGGAGCTCCCCCAAAGATTCCAG GTGGTGCAACCCTCGTGTTTGAGGTGGAGCTGCTCAAAATTGAGCGACGTTCAGAACTGTAG